In Paenibacillus sp. FSL M7-0420, a single genomic region encodes these proteins:
- a CDS encoding tryptophan-rich sensory protein, whose amino-acid sequence MTRTNPYKWGNLLLFLGVIVVNTLSVVLPLGGNSTAEISDRYHTYLTPAGYAFSIWSLIYLLLAGFIIYQFRSDTGGRDSVQRIGIWFMLSCLFNMGWLLLWHYLYIELSLVAMVLLLLSLIVIYRKTRFIADPTTGEKWLVKLPFSLYLGWISVATIVNVSVVLVKNDWGGFGLSAPFWAVIMLCVGTLLAVLVSYPYRDSIYPLVFVWAYIAIAMEHKDTNEVYFTGLIAAGLLLLYSIWLLLTPRRSRSRY is encoded by the coding sequence ATGACTAGAACTAATCCTTATAAGTGGGGGAATCTGCTGCTCTTCCTCGGCGTCATTGTCGTCAATACCCTTTCAGTCGTCCTGCCGCTTGGCGGGAACAGCACCGCCGAAATCTCGGACAGGTATCATACGTACCTCACACCGGCCGGATATGCTTTTTCCATCTGGTCCCTGATCTATCTGCTGCTGGCCGGATTCATCATTTATCAGTTCCGCAGCGATACCGGGGGCAGGGATTCCGTCCAGCGGATCGGAATTTGGTTCATGCTCAGCTGTCTCTTCAATATGGGCTGGCTGCTCCTCTGGCATTACCTGTACATTGAGCTGTCGCTGGTGGCGATGGTGCTTCTGCTGCTCTCACTGATCGTCATTTACCGCAAAACCCGCTTCATCGCAGATCCCACGACAGGCGAGAAATGGCTCGTGAAGCTGCCGTTCAGCCTCTACCTCGGCTGGATCTCGGTAGCCACCATCGTCAATGTCAGCGTTGTGCTGGTGAAGAACGACTGGGGAGGCTTCGGACTCAGCGCCCCGTTCTGGGCAGTCATCATGCTCTGTGTGGGTACCTTGCTGGCTGTACTGGTAAGCTACCCGTACCGGGACAGCATCTATCCGCTCGTCTTCGTCTGGGCCTATATCGCCATTGCTATGGAGCATAAGGACACGAATGAGGTGTATTTCACCGGCCTGATTGCAGCAGGACTTCTCTTGCTCTACAGTATTTGGCTGCTGCTGACTCCGCGCCGTTCCCGCAGCAGATACTAG
- a CDS encoding glycoside hydrolase family 31 protein, producing the protein MESSEAIRPEKMGPMVMKETWNTPGSVVSWERSENIYIVQGECAGMAFIFLSDDMFRMKVFHSKVPDLTTSEAVLKECCIPHLFPVEETEEQLIFSTGAIRLIIEKASFLLRVENTSGKVIMQQNLASWNPRGASHAEYDMQPDSHFYGLGEKSSFLDKRGERYTNWNTDVFAPHLPEIEALYESIPLIIHMHGDLSYGLFLDNTGRSDFDMRSHGIAFTIGCSTGAYDIYFINGPEMKDVVRRYTTLTGRIALPPKWALGYHQSRYSYMNQQEVLQLAKTFREKNIPCDVIYLDIHYMDEYRVFTFDPVNFPDPQTMISELAELGVRIVPIVDPGVKKDPKYEVYKQGVLEKHFCRRLEGDIFFGEVWPGISAFPDFSDSRTAEWWGDLHKYYTELGIQGIWNDMNEPAVFNETKTMDLDVMHFNNGRPVTHEEYHNLYGMMMSKATYEGLAEHMGGERPFVLTRAGYAGIQRYAAVWTGDNRSFWEHMAMAMPMVLNMGLSGLAFSGPDIGGFAHHTSAQLLVRWTQMGVFFPYCRNHSSIGTLRQEPWSFGEEVEGILREFIGLRYRWMPHLYNLFHEAEMSGLPVIRPLVLEYPRDPHVSNLCDQFLLGENVLIAPVYRPDTDHRSVYLPEGCWLDYWDGEVHEGGRHILAAAPLHIMPMYVKAGSFVAEGPLRQYALEDTEETIIFHLYGAEAAAGFSSSFKLYEDDGHSFSYRKGQYTELTVQAEGEEGALVLKWAYAVHDYKPRRETLRFALCYPFFTAAAVDGLSEISLEQLNEGALGWARNGKNGAIIVQVADAAGGGELRILAGTD; encoded by the coding sequence ATGGAGAGCAGTGAGGCGATACGCCCCGAGAAGATGGGGCCGATGGTGATGAAGGAGACCTGGAACACGCCGGGCAGCGTGGTGTCCTGGGAACGCTCCGAGAATATCTACATCGTTCAGGGGGAATGCGCCGGGATGGCTTTTATCTTCCTGAGCGATGATATGTTCCGGATGAAGGTCTTCCATAGCAAGGTACCGGACCTGACCACCTCGGAGGCTGTGCTGAAGGAGTGCTGTATTCCGCATCTGTTTCCGGTAGAGGAGACGGAGGAGCAGCTCATTTTCTCTACAGGCGCTATCCGGCTGATTATTGAGAAGGCCTCGTTTCTGCTCCGTGTGGAGAATACATCCGGGAAGGTGATCATGCAGCAGAATCTGGCGAGCTGGAACCCGCGCGGCGCAAGCCATGCGGAATATGACATGCAGCCGGACTCACATTTCTACGGACTGGGTGAGAAATCGAGCTTCCTGGACAAACGCGGGGAGCGTTATACGAACTGGAACACCGATGTGTTCGCCCCGCATCTGCCGGAGATTGAAGCGCTCTATGAGTCGATTCCGCTCATTATCCACATGCACGGTGACCTCTCCTACGGGCTGTTTCTGGATAATACGGGCCGGAGTGATTTCGACATGCGCTCCCACGGCATTGCTTTTACCATTGGCTGCTCAACGGGAGCGTACGATATCTATTTCATTAATGGGCCCGAGATGAAGGATGTCGTCCGAAGATACACCACGCTCACCGGCCGGATCGCACTTCCGCCCAAGTGGGCGCTCGGTTATCACCAGTCCCGCTACAGTTACATGAATCAGCAGGAGGTGCTGCAGCTGGCCAAGACCTTCCGTGAGAAGAACATTCCATGCGATGTGATCTATCTGGATATCCACTATATGGACGAGTACCGCGTATTCACCTTCGACCCTGTCAACTTCCCTGATCCGCAGACGATGATCTCGGAGCTTGCGGAGCTGGGTGTGCGCATTGTCCCGATTGTTGATCCCGGCGTCAAAAAAGACCCCAAATACGAGGTGTATAAGCAAGGGGTGCTGGAGAAGCATTTCTGCCGCCGCCTGGAGGGCGATATTTTCTTCGGTGAGGTGTGGCCGGGGATCAGTGCCTTTCCTGATTTCAGCGACAGCCGGACCGCCGAGTGGTGGGGAGATCTGCACAAATACTACACAGAGCTTGGCATTCAGGGCATCTGGAACGATATGAACGAGCCTGCGGTCTTCAATGAGACCAAGACAATGGATCTTGATGTGATGCATTTCAACAACGGGCGGCCGGTGACGCATGAGGAATACCATAACCTGTATGGGATGATGATGTCCAAAGCGACCTATGAGGGACTGGCCGAGCATATGGGGGGCGAGCGTCCCTTTGTGCTGACCCGTGCCGGGTATGCGGGCATCCAGCGCTATGCGGCCGTATGGACCGGCGATAACCGCAGCTTCTGGGAGCATATGGCGATGGCGATGCCGATGGTACTGAACATGGGACTGTCCGGGCTGGCCTTCTCGGGCCCGGATATCGGCGGGTTCGCTCATCATACGTCGGCGCAGCTGCTGGTGCGGTGGACGCAGATGGGCGTGTTTTTCCCCTACTGCCGGAATCACTCCTCCATCGGGACGCTGCGCCAGGAGCCGTGGTCCTTCGGGGAAGAGGTGGAAGGGATTCTGCGTGAATTCATCGGGCTGAGGTACCGCTGGATGCCGCATTTGTATAATCTTTTTCATGAAGCGGAAATGAGCGGTCTGCCTGTCATCCGTCCGCTGGTGCTCGAATATCCGCGTGATCCGCATGTCTCTAACCTGTGCGACCAGTTCCTGCTGGGTGAAAATGTGCTGATTGCCCCGGTCTACCGCCCGGATACGGATCACCGCTCCGTCTATCTGCCCGAAGGCTGCTGGTTGGATTATTGGGACGGGGAGGTCCATGAGGGCGGGCGTCACATTCTTGCGGCTGCACCGCTGCACATCATGCCGATGTATGTGAAGGCCGGCAGCTTCGTGGCCGAAGGCCCGCTGAGACAGTATGCGCTGGAGGACACGGAGGAGACGATCATCTTCCACCTCTACGGGGCGGAAGCGGCTGCGGGCTTCTCTTCGTCCTTCAAGCTGTATGAGGATGATGGCCACAGCTTCAGCTACCGCAAGGGGCAGTATACGGAGCTTACCGTGCAGGCTGAAGGCGAGGAAGGGGCACTGGTGCTGAAGTGGGCATATGCGGTGCATGACTATAAGCCGCGCCGTGAGACGCTGAGGTTCGCACTCTGCTATCCGTTCTTCACCGCAGCTGCGGTGGACGGACTATCGGAGATCAGCCTGGAGCAGCTGAATGAGGGGGCGCTAGGCTGGGCCCGGAACGGCAAGAACGGCGCGATCATCGTTCAGGTAGCGGATGCTGCCGGGGGCGGGGAGCTGCGGATTCTGGCAGGTACGGATTAG
- a CDS encoding FAD-dependent oxidoreductase produces MKKIVILGGGYGGVLTAKKLAKKFKNDKDVEIKLIDRNPYHTLLTELHEVSANRAPEDSIKIDLKKIFAGLKVDVVLDEISNIDFKNKKLKSDKATYAYDYLVIGTGSKPTFFGIPGAEENTFSFWSYDDAVALKRQIRDMYTKAAKEKNPATRRAMLTFVIIGAGFTGVELVGEMAEQRDELCREFFIDPSEVRLIVADMAPKILPILPDKLIQKAEARLRKLKVEIVTGAKITEVGAGSVALGEKNIVDAQTIVWTAGVEGSEIVGNLDVQQQGRKRIVTNEHLESVDHKNVYVVGDNIFFIPEGEERPVPQMVENAEQAAPVIAGNITADIKGTPKKAYKPGFHGTMVSIGSRYGVANVGLPGKFFMLTGFMAMLSKHFINMFYLSQVVGFNKVWTYMMHEFFHVENRKSFVGGYFSKRSPNFWLVPLRMLLGGMWLYEGIEKIRKIWVDPNKIFLIPAAPYADATSAASQAVDAVKTTVDAQSAASAVSTAKEAVSALPVPGFIYDISNWFMDLMFYNPDGSYTFLAKWFQIGMVCAEIVFGVMLIVGLFTAISAIATIGMAVMIWTTKMAATEMLWYVGAAIACIGGSGTVFSLDYYVLPWLKKQWKRIPLVRRWYLYTD; encoded by the coding sequence TTGAAGAAAATAGTCATTTTGGGCGGCGGCTACGGCGGCGTACTCACGGCTAAGAAACTGGCAAAGAAATTTAAGAACGACAAAGATGTAGAAATCAAACTGATCGACCGAAATCCATACCACACTCTTTTGACTGAGCTGCATGAGGTTTCTGCGAATCGCGCACCTGAGGATTCGATCAAAATTGACTTGAAGAAAATTTTTGCCGGCCTGAAGGTAGATGTTGTTCTGGATGAAATCAGCAACATTGATTTCAAGAACAAGAAGCTGAAGTCCGACAAAGCCACCTATGCTTATGATTATCTGGTCATCGGCACAGGAAGCAAGCCAACCTTCTTCGGAATCCCCGGAGCAGAAGAGAACACCTTCTCCTTCTGGTCCTACGATGATGCAGTTGCCCTGAAGCGTCAGATCCGCGACATGTACACCAAGGCTGCGAAGGAAAAGAACCCGGCTACACGCCGCGCTATGCTGACCTTCGTAATTATCGGTGCCGGCTTCACCGGCGTTGAGCTTGTAGGTGAAATGGCCGAGCAGCGCGACGAGCTCTGCAGAGAATTCTTCATCGATCCTTCCGAAGTGAGACTGATCGTGGCTGATATGGCTCCGAAGATTCTGCCTATCCTGCCGGATAAGCTGATCCAGAAAGCCGAAGCCCGTCTGCGCAAGCTGAAGGTAGAAATCGTCACCGGCGCCAAAATCACCGAAGTAGGCGCAGGCTCTGTTGCCCTTGGTGAGAAGAACATCGTGGATGCACAGACAATCGTCTGGACAGCCGGTGTTGAAGGCTCCGAAATCGTCGGCAACCTTGATGTTCAGCAGCAAGGCCGCAAACGTATTGTTACCAATGAACACCTTGAAAGTGTTGACCATAAGAACGTATACGTTGTAGGGGATAACATCTTCTTCATCCCTGAAGGCGAAGAACGTCCAGTTCCGCAAATGGTTGAGAATGCTGAACAAGCGGCTCCGGTTATCGCAGGCAATATCACTGCCGATATCAAGGGTACGCCTAAAAAAGCATACAAACCAGGCTTCCACGGCACCATGGTTTCAATCGGCAGCCGCTACGGTGTAGCGAACGTCGGTCTTCCGGGCAAGTTCTTCATGCTGACCGGCTTCATGGCTATGTTATCCAAACATTTCATCAATATGTTCTATCTGTCACAGGTTGTAGGCTTCAACAAGGTCTGGACTTACATGATGCACGAGTTCTTCCATGTTGAGAACCGCAAGAGCTTCGTCGGCGGTTACTTCTCCAAGCGCTCTCCGAACTTCTGGCTCGTTCCGCTCCGTATGCTCCTTGGGGGAATGTGGTTATATGAAGGTATAGAGAAAATCCGCAAAATCTGGGTTGATCCGAATAAGATTTTTCTGATTCCTGCGGCTCCTTATGCAGATGCAACATCGGCAGCAAGTCAGGCTGTGGATGCAGTCAAAACTACCGTAGATGCCCAATCTGCAGCTTCCGCAGTATCCACTGCCAAAGAAGCTGTATCGGCTCTTCCGGTTCCAGGCTTCATTTATGATATCTCCAACTGGTTCATGGATCTCATGTTCTATAACCCGGATGGTTCTTACACCTTCCTCGCCAAATGGTTCCAAATCGGTATGGTCTGTGCCGAGATCGTCTTCGGTGTAATGCTGATCGTCGGTCTGTTCACAGCGATCTCTGCTATAGCCACGATAGGTATGGCGGTTATGATCTGGACCACCAAGATGGCAGCAACTGAAATGCTCTGGTATGTTGGGGCAGCGATTGCCTGCATCGGCGGTTCCGGTACCGTGTTCAGCCTGGATTACTATGTTCTTCCTTGGCTCAAGAAGCAGTGGAAGAGGATTCCTCTCGTCCGGCGCTGGTATCTGTATACCGACTGA
- a CDS encoding MFS transporter, whose translation MNIMRSRPLRNRSKDLRKASVHRKNLQIATFEGIPSTIFQVLLQGQFLTGFLLYLGASSSQIGFVLALTTLVNVAQIGVAFLIQKLPSRKWALVTFIGLHRLLWGSTGLVPFIFPQEHWVTAFIVLYTIAFIANTAGGVLWNSVISDLVPARVRGRYFGIRNTFLNALGSLVMYGGGIILDRYPGGHGFLILYIVVWIFSISNIVVFFFYPDVPFEKSEEKAFLPMLRKPLQDKLFMKSTLFLSAWLLLQNLTVPLYSYVMLQLLNINYEKLSLLNVAQTVFMMASFYVWGNLNARHSNKKLLLWTLPIIAVSSLIWGLLSVLPMLPVLLAAHIVFGVGVGGFNQLAFNFIIGDTPKRERPMYMAMYAALTGLAAFFGPLLGGRIYEWIKEWPQWMQIYGMQLVVGVLMILLALLLGRRILRDE comes from the coding sequence ATGAACATCATGAGAAGCCGGCCGCTGCGGAACCGTTCCAAGGATTTGCGCAAGGCCTCCGTACACCGCAAGAATCTGCAGATCGCTACCTTTGAGGGGATACCATCCACCATATTCCAGGTGCTGCTGCAAGGCCAATTTCTTACAGGATTTTTGTTATACCTGGGTGCCAGCTCCAGTCAGATCGGATTTGTCCTCGCGCTTACTACGCTGGTGAATGTCGCACAGATCGGTGTGGCTTTCCTGATTCAGAAGCTGCCGAGCCGCAAGTGGGCGCTCGTGACTTTTATTGGCTTACACCGGCTGTTGTGGGGATCTACGGGCCTGGTTCCGTTTATTTTTCCGCAAGAGCACTGGGTTACTGCCTTCATCGTACTGTATACCATTGCCTTCATTGCCAACACTGCCGGCGGTGTGCTCTGGAATTCGGTCATCAGTGACCTGGTGCCTGCAAGGGTCCGTGGCCGGTACTTCGGTATTCGCAATACGTTCCTTAATGCGCTGGGAAGCCTGGTGATGTACGGAGGCGGTATTATTCTTGACCGTTATCCGGGCGGACACGGATTCCTTATCCTGTATATTGTAGTGTGGATTTTCTCGATCTCGAATATTGTGGTGTTCTTCTTCTACCCGGATGTGCCGTTTGAGAAATCGGAAGAGAAGGCCTTCCTGCCGATGCTCAGGAAGCCGCTTCAGGACAAGCTGTTCATGAAATCCACGCTGTTCCTGTCTGCTTGGCTGCTGCTGCAGAACCTGACCGTGCCGCTGTATTCCTATGTCATGCTGCAGCTGCTGAATATCAATTATGAGAAGCTGTCCCTGCTGAATGTCGCGCAGACGGTCTTCATGATGGCCAGCTTCTATGTATGGGGCAATCTGAACGCCAGGCACAGCAACAAGAAGCTGCTGCTCTGGACGCTGCCGATTATCGCGGTCTCTTCCCTGATCTGGGGACTCTTGTCTGTGCTGCCGATGCTTCCGGTATTACTTGCGGCCCATATTGTGTTCGGCGTGGGTGTGGGCGGCTTCAACCAGCTTGCCTTCAACTTCATTATTGGTGATACGCCGAAGCGGGAACGGCCGATGTATATGGCGATGTATGCAGCGCTTACCGGTCTGGCGGCCTTCTTCGGCCCGCTGCTGGGCGGCCGTATCTATGAATGGATTAAGGAATGGCCCCAATGGATGCAGATCTACGGCATGCAGTTAGTGGTAGGCGTGCTGATGATTCTGCTGGCACTGCTGCTGGGCCGCCGTATTCTGAGGGATGAATAA
- a CDS encoding RidA family protein, whose amino-acid sequence MTKKQVATKKAPGAIGPYSQAIVAGNWVYTSGQLGMDPQTAELPGSVQEQARQSLNNVKAILEEAGASMDQVVKTTVYLKDMNDFAAVNEVYSTFFTEPYPARSAVEVARLPKDALVEIEAVARKK is encoded by the coding sequence ATGACCAAAAAACAAGTAGCTACAAAGAAAGCTCCAGGAGCGATTGGCCCTTACAGCCAGGCCATTGTTGCCGGCAACTGGGTCTACACTTCAGGCCAGCTCGGAATGGACCCGCAGACAGCGGAACTGCCGGGCAGTGTGCAGGAGCAGGCACGCCAGTCGCTTAACAATGTGAAGGCCATCCTGGAAGAGGCCGGAGCATCAATGGATCAGGTGGTGAAGACAACCGTGTATCTGAAGGATATGAATGATTTCGCGGCGGTTAACGAGGTGTACAGCACCTTCTTCACCGAGCCTTACCCGGCCCGCAGTGCCGTTGAGGTAGCCCGTCTGCCGAAGGACGCGCTGGTCGAGATCGAAGCGGTAGCACGCAAGAAATAA
- a CDS encoding CsbD family protein, with protein MDNNVIKGKWLQIKGEAKKQWGKLTDDDLDIIDGEKDKLVGKLQERYGHSKDEAEAEYHKWESSHRS; from the coding sequence GTGGATAACAATGTGATCAAAGGTAAATGGCTGCAGATTAAAGGTGAAGCCAAGAAGCAATGGGGCAAGCTGACAGATGACGATCTGGATATCATCGATGGTGAAAAAGACAAGCTGGTAGGCAAGCTGCAGGAGCGTTACGGCCATTCCAAGGATGAAGCCGAAGCGGAGTACCATAAATGGGAGTCCTCCCACCGCAGCTAA
- a CDS encoding ATP-binding protein has translation MEYVKIFFVNTALLITLSYLANLIYKYTVTHASEPVKRVSWVLLAVFAGWISTFFGYRLHEHVIFDLRYVPLIISTLAYPQPLVLIIIGIATGLTRLTFGVNEAALVGVLNLTILGFVCAALSVWMKRSSTSMMFKGIAAILVVNVVNVLNIAVFGVIPTHDYITKILPVTFPAGLVLSALFALIIRDFHLDLMRTGQIIRANKLLSEQTEELHKNKIVLEERAKQLMLASQFKSEFLANMSHELRTPLNSIINLSQMIEEGDESLSAEELAEYGGIIHRSGEDLLSLINDILDLSKVEAGKLDIIIEDLNTSEVPDLLVQQFGVLARQKQLTFSVSLDEGVPAVIYTDPQRVQQILRNLLSNAFKFTMTGGVTMNIRVVERQEGAAAQKWIAFEVQDTGIGIPPEKHDLIFEAFEQADINVSRKYGGTGLGLSISNDLARLLGGFITLHSREGQGSIFSLHLPLHSGASV, from the coding sequence ATGGAATATGTCAAAATCTTTTTTGTGAATACAGCTTTACTAATCACTCTGTCGTATCTGGCGAATCTAATATACAAGTACACTGTAACCCACGCATCCGAGCCTGTAAAAAGAGTAAGCTGGGTGCTGCTCGCGGTCTTCGCAGGGTGGATCAGCACCTTTTTCGGCTACAGACTGCATGAGCATGTCATTTTTGACCTGCGGTATGTACCGCTGATCATCTCAACACTGGCTTACCCCCAGCCCTTGGTCCTGATTATCATCGGAATCGCAACCGGGCTTACGCGCCTGACCTTTGGAGTGAACGAGGCAGCGCTGGTAGGCGTGCTGAATCTGACTATCCTGGGCTTTGTCTGTGCCGCTCTAAGCGTATGGATGAAGCGTTCGTCCACCTCTATGATGTTCAAGGGGATTGCTGCTATTTTGGTAGTCAATGTAGTGAATGTGCTGAACATTGCCGTATTTGGGGTTATTCCCACACATGATTACATAACGAAGATTCTGCCGGTTACCTTTCCCGCAGGCCTTGTCCTCAGTGCGTTGTTCGCGCTGATTATCCGCGATTTCCATCTGGACCTGATGCGTACAGGACAGATCATTAGAGCGAATAAGCTGTTGTCCGAGCAGACGGAGGAGCTGCATAAGAATAAAATTGTGCTCGAGGAAAGAGCCAAGCAGCTCATGCTCGCCTCACAGTTCAAATCGGAGTTCCTGGCGAACATGTCCCATGAACTAAGAACCCCGCTGAACAGCATTATCAATCTGTCCCAGATGATTGAAGAAGGCGATGAGTCCCTGAGTGCGGAGGAGCTTGCTGAATATGGCGGGATCATTCACCGCTCCGGGGAGGATCTCCTGTCGCTCATCAATGATATTCTCGATCTGTCCAAGGTGGAGGCAGGGAAGCTGGATATTATTATAGAGGATTTAAATACCAGCGAGGTCCCTGATCTGCTCGTCCAGCAGTTCGGCGTCTTAGCCAGACAGAAGCAGCTCACCTTCAGTGTCTCCCTGGACGAAGGGGTGCCTGCGGTAATCTACACGGACCCCCAGCGGGTGCAGCAGATTCTGCGCAATCTGCTCTCGAATGCGTTCAAATTCACGATGACTGGCGGGGTCACTATGAATATCCGTGTAGTGGAACGTCAGGAGGGGGCTGCTGCACAGAAGTGGATTGCCTTTGAGGTGCAGGATACCGGAATCGGCATTCCCCCGGAGAAGCATGATCTGATCTTCGAGGCCTTTGAACAGGCGGATATCAATGTCAGCCGCAAGTATGGCGGTACGGGGCTGGGCCTGTCTATCAGCAATGATCTGGCCAGGCTCCTGGGCGGCTTCATTACCCTGCATAGCCGCGAAGGCCAGGGCAGTATATTCTCCTTACATTTACCACTGCATTCAGGCGCGTCCGTATAA
- a CDS encoding oxidoreductase: protein MTRIALVLGATGLVGSALTRDLLGGNWDEVRVLVRRPLALEHPKLRQIQVDWDRLEQYSEQFAGVYAVFCCLGTTIKQAGSQEQFERVDLEYPLAAAALAKEHNVKQFLAVSSMGASAKSRTFYSRTKGRTEEGLIAAGFHGLHLFRPSLLLGDRAEFRLGERAAAVLMKALDFAMAFKAAKFRAIPAATVARAMMNIALADTGGVHIYTNEVIHVIGKH, encoded by the coding sequence GTGACAAGAATTGCACTGGTACTGGGAGCTACAGGTCTGGTCGGCAGTGCGCTGACCCGGGACCTGCTGGGCGGGAATTGGGACGAGGTCCGTGTGCTGGTCCGCCGTCCGCTTGCGCTTGAGCATCCCAAGCTGAGACAGATTCAAGTGGATTGGGACCGGCTTGAGCAATACAGTGAGCAATTCGCCGGTGTATATGCAGTATTCTGCTGCCTGGGAACGACGATTAAGCAGGCGGGCTCGCAGGAGCAGTTCGAACGGGTGGACCTGGAGTATCCGCTTGCAGCTGCGGCCCTGGCTAAAGAGCATAACGTGAAGCAGTTCCTGGCCGTGTCCTCTATGGGAGCCAGCGCCAAATCGCGCACCTTCTATAGCCGGACCAAGGGGCGGACGGAGGAGGGCTTGATTGCTGCCGGATTCCACGGCCTGCATCTGTTCCGGCCTTCGCTGCTGCTCGGTGACCGGGCAGAATTCAGGCTGGGGGAACGCGCTGCGGCTGTGCTGATGAAGGCGCTGGATTTCGCCATGGCCTTTAAGGCCGCGAAGTTCCGGGCCATACCGGCCGCCACGGTAGCGCGGGCGATGATGAATATTGCCCTGGCCGATACAGGCGGCGTTCATATCTACACCAATGAGGTTATTCATGTGATCGGCAAGCATTAG
- a CDS encoding polyprenyl synthetase family protein: MKLHEALNIDLNEINREIKNLVTHDKDVPKKSQLAQSILELTGSGGKRLRPLMVIVGSRFGLRPAGRRTLQLSAAAEFIHVASLIHDDIIDNAELRRGVPALHIKTGILSAVHIGNYMSARIIELLSKYTGDKDRYVHDLSSVATSQLCLGEYQQLEHAFDYDLTLEQYLEKSRNKTALLMATCLRVGALSAESSAETAQLLYDFGEALGMSFQIQDDILDFTQSADVLGKPAGSDLRHGQVTLPVLFALEDAELAPVIRRIGPGSSAADIEQVLELVRGSDALTRSEAVSQDYLAQAAAIVEQLSSFPAHADLRTLLQYFAGRDR; encoded by the coding sequence ATGAAGCTGCATGAAGCCTTGAATATTGATCTGAATGAAATTAACCGTGAAATTAAGAATCTGGTGACCCATGATAAGGATGTTCCCAAAAAGTCGCAGCTGGCGCAGAGCATTCTCGAATTAACAGGCTCCGGCGGTAAACGCCTCCGCCCCCTGATGGTTATTGTCGGCAGCCGGTTTGGCCTGAGACCTGCCGGACGCCGAACTCTGCAATTATCCGCTGCGGCTGAATTTATCCATGTGGCCTCACTGATTCATGACGATATTATTGATAACGCCGAGCTGCGGCGGGGCGTGCCTGCGCTTCATATCAAGACCGGCATTCTATCCGCTGTTCATATCGGTAATTATATGTCTGCCCGCATCATTGAACTGCTCAGCAAGTACACCGGGGATAAGGACCGTTACGTTCACGATCTGTCCTCTGTTGCCACCTCCCAATTGTGTCTTGGCGAATATCAGCAATTAGAGCATGCCTTCGATTATGATCTTACGCTGGAGCAATATCTGGAGAAATCCCGTAACAAAACCGCGCTGCTAATGGCTACCTGCCTGCGGGTAGGCGCACTGTCGGCGGAGAGCAGCGCAGAGACAGCCCAGCTCCTCTATGATTTCGGCGAAGCGCTGGGGATGTCGTTCCAGATCCAGGATGATATTCTGGACTTCACGCAATCGGCGGATGTACTCGGCAAGCCGGCCGGCAGCGATCTCCGCCACGGCCAGGTTACCCTTCCTGTGCTCTTCGCCTTAGAGGATGCCGAGCTTGCCCCTGTCATCCGCAGAATAGGCCCTGGCTCTTCTGCTGCGGACATCGAGCAAGTCCTGGAGCTGGTAAGGGGCAGTGATGCCCTGACCCGCTCAGAGGCCGTCAGCCAGGATTATCTGGCCCAGGCTGCTGCGATTGTGGAGCAGCTCTCCAGCTTCCCGGCCCATGCCGACCTGAGGACCCTGCTGCAATACTTCGCCGGGCGTGACCGCTGA